A stretch of the Pseudomonadota bacterium genome encodes the following:
- the serC gene encoding 3-phosphoserine/phosphohydroxythreonine transaminase, which produces MNRVFNFSAGPAVLPLEVLQQAAEEMCDWQGTGMSVMEMSHRGPQFISIYERAVADLRKLLSIPDDYEVLFLQGGATAQNALVPMNLLRGMTTADYVNTGAWSSKSIREAGKFCQVNVAASSEAQSFTCIPDVADWQLDPKAAYVHICANETIGGVEYHFVPDTGDVPLAADMSSNILSRPVDVSRFGLIYAGAQKNIGPAGVTIIIVRKDLLGHAMPSTPSVLNYQLQAEKDSMLNTPTSYGIYVAGLVFQWIDRQGGLAAMETRNREKAAILYDYLDRSEFFSSPVAVSDRSLMNVPFRLRDESLNQTFLDGAQERDMLQLKGHRSVGGMRASIYNAMPLAGVEALAAYMADFEQQHG; this is translated from the coding sequence ATGAATCGCGTTTTTAACTTCAGCGCCGGGCCGGCCGTTTTGCCGCTTGAGGTTCTCCAGCAGGCCGCGGAGGAAATGTGTGACTGGCAAGGCACCGGGATGTCGGTGATGGAAATGAGTCACCGCGGCCCGCAGTTCATTTCGATCTACGAGCGGGCGGTCGCTGATCTGCGCAAGCTGCTGAGCATCCCCGACGACTACGAGGTGCTTTTCCTGCAGGGTGGCGCAACGGCCCAGAACGCGCTGGTCCCGATGAACCTGCTGCGGGGCATGACAACCGCCGACTATGTGAATACCGGCGCCTGGTCCAGCAAGTCCATTCGGGAAGCCGGGAAGTTTTGCCAGGTAAACGTGGCCGCGAGCTCCGAGGCTCAGAGCTTCACCTGCATCCCAGACGTGGCGGACTGGCAGCTTGACCCCAAGGCTGCTTACGTCCACATCTGCGCCAACGAGACCATCGGCGGCGTGGAGTACCACTTTGTTCCGGACACCGGGGACGTCCCGCTGGCGGCCGATATGTCGTCCAACATCCTCTCACGACCGGTCGATGTGTCCCGCTTTGGCCTGATCTACGCCGGCGCTCAGAAAAACATTGGTCCCGCTGGAGTGACGATCATCATCGTTCGCAAAGACCTGCTTGGGCACGCGATGCCCAGCACGCCTTCAGTGCTTAACTACCAGCTGCAGGCCGAGAAAGACTCCATGCTCAACACCCCTACCAGCTACGGCATTTACGTTGCCGGGCTGGTTTTTCAGTGGATCGACCGGCAGGGCGGCCTGGCGGCGATGGAAACGCGAAATCGAGAAAAGGCGGCCATTCTCTATGACTACCTCGACCGCAGTGAATTCTTCAGCAGCCCCGTGGCGGTCAGCGACCGCTCGTTGATGAATGTGCCTTTTCGACTGCGGGACGAATCACTGAACCAAACATTTCTCGACGGTGCTCAGGAGCGGGATATGCTGCAGCTGAAGGGCCACCGATCCGTCGGCGGCATGCGGGCAAGTATCTACAACGCCATGCCGCTGGCCGGCGTCGAGGCCCTGGCGGCGTACATGGCAGATTTCGAACAGCAGCATGGGTGA
- a CDS encoding phosphoglycerate dehydrogenase, with the protein MGESPTRAAPFRVLTLNNISVRGLQRLPRERYEVASEIGSPDAILVRSANMHDQEIAASVLAVGRAGAGTNNIPIEELSGRGIPVFNAPGANANAVKELVLAGMLLAARNICQAWRYTLALDGDDSSLAKEVEVGKKRFVGYELPGRTLGVIGLGAIGVEVANAAHLLGMKVLGFDPAITVQRAWQLSSGVEQALSLDDLFTRSDLITIHVPLLEATRNLVNAGRLALLPEGSVVLNFARAGIVDDKAMVAALDAGQLGAYVCDFPTRELKDHAKIVTLPHLGASTAEAEENCAVMVANTLREFLEDGTIRNSVNFPQAVLPRTQPAVRMAIANRNVPNMVGQISSILAEANLNIADLLNKSRGEVAYTLLDVDGDVVPKSVVTQLEQISGVLSVRLL; encoded by the coding sequence ATGGGTGAGTCACCGACGCGCGCAGCGCCCTTCCGGGTACTCACGCTTAACAACATCTCCGTCCGGGGCCTCCAGCGCCTTCCTCGCGAGCGCTATGAGGTCGCGTCGGAGATCGGCAGCCCTGACGCCATTTTGGTGCGCTCCGCAAACATGCACGACCAGGAGATTGCGGCCAGCGTTCTGGCCGTTGGCAGAGCCGGCGCTGGGACCAACAATATTCCGATCGAAGAGCTATCAGGCCGAGGAATCCCGGTCTTTAACGCGCCGGGCGCTAACGCCAACGCGGTCAAAGAACTCGTTCTTGCCGGCATGCTTCTGGCCGCCCGCAATATCTGTCAGGCGTGGCGGTACACGCTGGCCCTGGACGGTGACGACAGCTCCCTCGCCAAAGAAGTGGAAGTTGGGAAGAAACGTTTTGTCGGCTATGAGCTGCCCGGGCGGACGCTGGGCGTGATCGGCTTAGGCGCCATCGGTGTTGAGGTTGCCAACGCGGCGCACCTGCTCGGGATGAAGGTGCTGGGGTTTGACCCCGCCATCACGGTTCAACGGGCCTGGCAGCTCTCCTCAGGCGTGGAGCAAGCGCTGTCGCTCGACGATCTGTTCACCCGAAGTGACCTGATCACCATCCACGTACCGCTACTGGAGGCAACCCGAAACCTGGTCAACGCCGGGCGATTGGCGCTCCTGCCCGAGGGGAGCGTGGTGCTCAATTTTGCCCGCGCGGGTATCGTTGATGACAAAGCCATGGTGGCGGCCCTGGACGCTGGCCAGCTAGGCGCCTACGTCTGCGACTTTCCCACGCGCGAGCTCAAAGATCATGCAAAAATTGTCACGCTGCCCCACCTCGGCGCGTCAACGGCGGAAGCCGAAGAAAACTGCGCGGTGATGGTGGCAAACACGCTGCGCGAGTTTCTCGAAGACGGCACCATCCGAAACTCAGTCAATTTCCCTCAGGCGGTACTCCCACGGACTCAGCCGGCGGTCCGCATGGCCATCGCCAATCGAAACGTCCCCAATATGGTGGGGCAGATTTCGAGCATTCTGGCGGAGGCCAACCTGAACATTGCCGACCTGCTCAATAAATCTCGCGGGGAGGTGGCATACACGCTACTGGACGTGGACGGTGACGTGGTGCCCAAATCGGTGGTCACGCAGCTCGAGCAGATTAGCGGCGTGCTGTCGGTACGGCTGCTTTAG
- a CDS encoding MFS transporter gives MSEVIIAKDQGLRGRTIAWSAGQIAVQIYRDVPSLLLLFYMTQVLGISPGLAGGAIFVPKLIVAVLADLGAGWFSDRLKETNRRAHLLLLGAVISPPLLVLLFQAPGDGTEMMRALQVSLVLSAYMIVFSLFSVPHLALGTQISADPGRRTAAMAWRTAMAAVGLLVAASVAPILVERFGGGASGYSLMAWILGAICLVTLLIAWWGSRHIDIRDAARAIPQAAAQATGKAMGRWRALAANRAALGLLGAFLCQLCAMGMAYATLAYLFSFNLEFPNPLETIGIMVLLTSVMAMAMQPIWVAVSRKIGRRAVYLLGLLGYTFSLCLIAFAPAGNSLWVYVGGVIMGTFQSACFTTAFSLLSDVIEHDREISGESRAGFFSALFTIIDKVGFALGGTLLVGLVLEFTGFAAGQPTQSKDALSGITLGFALLPAFFNVLSMALLLFVYPREKPAATVS, from the coding sequence TTGTCCGAAGTCATCATCGCCAAGGATCAGGGCCTGCGGGGCCGGACGATCGCCTGGTCCGCTGGCCAGATCGCCGTGCAGATCTACCGGGACGTGCCGTCGCTGCTGCTGCTCTTTTACATGACCCAGGTGCTCGGCATCAGCCCCGGGCTGGCCGGCGGCGCCATCTTTGTCCCGAAGCTGATTGTCGCCGTACTGGCCGATCTCGGTGCCGGGTGGTTCAGTGACCGCCTAAAAGAAACCAATCGGCGGGCGCATCTGCTGCTGCTGGGCGCCGTGATTTCGCCGCCACTTCTGGTGCTGCTGTTCCAAGCGCCGGGGGACGGTACCGAGATGATGCGTGCGCTGCAGGTGTCCCTCGTGCTGTCAGCGTACATGATCGTTTTCTCGCTGTTTTCCGTGCCTCATCTCGCGCTGGGCACCCAGATCTCCGCAGACCCCGGGCGCCGCACTGCCGCCATGGCCTGGCGAACCGCCATGGCGGCCGTTGGCCTGCTGGTCGCGGCATCCGTTGCCCCTATCCTGGTTGAGCGCTTCGGCGGCGGTGCGTCAGGCTACAGCCTGATGGCTTGGATTCTTGGCGCAATCTGCCTGGTGACGCTACTGATCGCCTGGTGGGGCAGTCGGCATATCGATATTCGCGATGCCGCCCGAGCGATTCCTCAGGCGGCCGCACAGGCCACTGGAAAGGCGATGGGTCGCTGGCGTGCGCTGGCGGCGAACCGTGCTGCGCTGGGGTTGCTGGGCGCGTTCCTTTGTCAGCTGTGTGCCATGGGCATGGCCTACGCGACTTTGGCCTATCTCTTCAGCTTCAACCTCGAGTTCCCGAATCCCCTGGAGACCATCGGGATTATGGTGCTGCTGACCAGCGTGATGGCCATGGCCATGCAGCCGATCTGGGTGGCTGTGTCCCGCAAGATCGGGCGACGCGCAGTCTATCTGCTGGGTTTGCTGGGCTATACGTTTTCCCTGTGCCTGATCGCGTTTGCGCCGGCTGGCAACAGCCTGTGGGTCTACGTGGGCGGGGTCATTATGGGAACGTTTCAGTCGGCGTGCTTTACCACCGCTTTTTCCTTGCTGTCCGACGTCATCGAGCACGACCGCGAGATCAGCGGTGAATCGCGCGCGGGGTTCTTCTCAGCGTTGTTTACCATCATCGACAAAGTCGGTTTTGCCCTGGGCGGCACGCTGCTGGTGGGCCTGGTGCTTGAGTTCACGGGATTCGCCGCGGGACAGCCGACGCAAAGCAAAGACGCGCTGTCCGGCATCACGCTCGGTTTCGCGCTGCTGCCGGCGTTTTTCAACGTTCTCTCGATGGCGCTGTTGTTGTTTGTTTATCCGCGAGAAAAGCCGGCCGCTACGGTTTCGTAG
- a CDS encoding pirin family protein, giving the protein MLAIRPANERGVANFGWLDSRHTFSFGHYYDPQFMGFGPLRVINEDQVQPGKGFDTHGHSDMEIISYVLDGALEHKDSLGTGSVIRPGDVQRMTAGTGVRHSEYNASDVDPVHFLQIWIMPEKKGLEPSYEQKAFTHAEKRGKLRLVGSRDGRDGSVTIHQDVDLYASLLDAGDQVEFELAAQRNGWLQVARGSVRLNGKTLKAGDGVAMTGADRHEIEGVSDAEVLLFDMGR; this is encoded by the coding sequence ATGCTTGCAATTCGACCGGCAAACGAACGCGGCGTCGCTAACTTTGGCTGGCTGGACAGCCGGCACACCTTTTCCTTTGGCCATTATTACGACCCACAATTTATGGGTTTTGGGCCGCTGCGGGTGATCAACGAAGATCAGGTGCAGCCTGGTAAGGGGTTCGATACTCACGGCCACAGCGACATGGAAATTATTTCCTACGTGCTGGACGGTGCGCTGGAGCACAAGGACAGCCTCGGCACCGGATCGGTGATCCGCCCGGGTGACGTGCAGCGCATGACTGCGGGCACCGGCGTGCGGCACAGCGAATACAACGCTTCCGACGTTGACCCGGTGCACTTCCTGCAAATCTGGATCATGCCGGAAAAGAAGGGGCTGGAGCCCAGCTACGAGCAAAAGGCCTTCACCCATGCCGAAAAGCGCGGCAAGCTGCGTCTCGTCGGTTCCCGCGACGGCCGGGACGGTTCGGTCACGATCCATCAGGACGTGGACCTCTACGCCTCACTGCTCGATGCGGGTGATCAGGTGGAGTTTGAGCTGGCAGCGCAGCGAAACGGCTGGCTCCAGGTCGCGCGCGGCTCGGTCAGGCTGAACGGAAAAACCCTGAAGGCTGGAGACGGTGTCGCGATGACCGGCGCGGATCGCCATGAGATCGAGGGCGTCAGTGACGCCGAGGTACTGCTCTTCGATATGGGGCGCTAA
- a CDS encoding DUF1838 family protein, which translates to MIRKTLFALLLAGSFSAAAEKLTLTGSDAFVAMQKTTCGTVEAGVIRYGVFEGRAYSRIPGEKDRHMFDLLGVNVRHCRVSEDPKRGRSFRSVSREIMVYLDPETGELIDSWENPWTGETIKVLHVANDPVNMREPRYEQEADGSSNLSMPLRRYGDITARSSEIPLFYTNPLGGDYQPYVGGTYHAMEIFDSFYDTKKLLDSSEPSIGQSHLGWVRVAKWLPWLKMGDRPGWMIFNATGFNTFDRELLPERLVKILDQRFPEYWNPPPLDDDRPNETSWTVFKQYIEEHGDASSSEDH; encoded by the coding sequence ATGATTCGAAAAACGCTTTTTGCCCTGCTGCTCGCCGGCTCCTTTAGCGCCGCCGCCGAAAAACTGACCCTGACCGGCAGCGACGCGTTTGTCGCTATGCAGAAAACGACGTGCGGCACGGTCGAGGCCGGCGTGATCCGCTATGGCGTTTTTGAAGGACGGGCCTACAGCCGCATTCCCGGCGAAAAGGATCGCCATATGTTTGACCTCCTTGGGGTGAACGTTCGTCACTGCAGGGTCAGCGAAGATCCGAAGCGGGGCCGCTCCTTCCGGAGCGTTTCTCGAGAGATCATGGTCTACCTTGATCCAGAGACGGGAGAGCTCATCGACAGCTGGGAAAATCCGTGGACCGGCGAGACGATCAAGGTGCTCCATGTCGCCAACGACCCGGTGAACATGCGGGAGCCGAGATACGAGCAGGAGGCTGACGGCAGCTCCAACCTGTCCATGCCCCTGCGTCGCTATGGCGACATCACCGCGCGATCCTCCGAAATCCCGCTGTTCTATACCAACCCTCTGGGCGGTGACTATCAGCCCTATGTTGGCGGCACTTACCACGCGATGGAGATTTTCGACAGCTTCTACGACACCAAGAAGTTGCTCGACAGCAGCGAGCCCTCGATTGGTCAATCGCATCTCGGATGGGTACGGGTCGCCAAGTGGCTGCCCTGGCTCAAGATGGGCGACCGGCCGGGCTGGATGATTTTTAATGCGACCGGCTTCAACACGTTTGATCGCGAGCTGCTGCCCGAGCGCCTGGTCAAGATCCTCGACCAGCGTTTCCCGGAATACTGGAATCCGCCACCGCTCGACGACGATCGCCCCAACGAGACGTCCTGGACCGTCTTTAAGCAATATATTGAGGAGCATGGCGATGCGAGCAGCAGCGAGGACCACTAA
- a CDS encoding DUF1330 domain-containing protein: protein MACAWASAEGQATACDEPVLMLVIGQLESRDALKEYGVALRKLNTYPEQQGYYEFSTRPSETFEGQWPDNQFIIGANFPCVEAARGFWFSDDYQSIRHLRSGAGKISVTIHPVNEVPEYIGKAAPKRLLPPQPTQSPP from the coding sequence TTGGCCTGCGCATGGGCGAGCGCCGAGGGGCAGGCCACGGCCTGCGATGAGCCGGTGCTGATGCTGGTCATCGGCCAGCTCGAGAGCCGTGATGCGCTGAAGGAGTACGGCGTGGCCCTGCGCAAGCTGAACACCTACCCGGAGCAGCAGGGCTATTACGAATTTTCCACCCGACCCAGCGAGACTTTTGAGGGCCAGTGGCCGGACAACCAGTTCATCATTGGGGCCAACTTCCCCTGCGTCGAGGCCGCTCGAGGTTTCTGGTTCTCAGACGACTACCAGTCCATCCGGCACCTAAGGTCCGGGGCCGGCAAGATCTCGGTCACCATCCATCCGGTGAATGAGGTCCCTGAGTACATCGGCAAAGCCGCCCCAAAACGCCTGCTGCCACCGCAGCCCACCCAGTCGCCACCTTAG
- a CDS encoding acyl-CoA thioesterase gives MDGQSVSFSRTTMTELMIPAYANFGGKIHGGHLLSLMDKVAYACASRHAGTYCVTVSVDTVHFLKPVEVGELVSFQASVNYVGNSSLVVGMRVTSENVQSRVVNHTNTSYFTMVARSETGGKVQVPPLILETTDDVRRFFAALKRRELSQRNRETMKAYDHSDFRLSGEAGAALADERCIIHLLDESSDMGS, from the coding sequence ATGGACGGACAATCGGTCAGCTTCTCCCGCACCACCATGACGGAACTGATGATCCCGGCCTACGCCAACTTCGGCGGTAAAATTCACGGCGGACACCTCTTGTCGCTGATGGACAAGGTGGCCTACGCCTGCGCCAGCCGTCATGCGGGGACGTATTGTGTCACCGTCTCCGTCGACACCGTGCACTTTCTCAAGCCGGTTGAGGTCGGGGAGCTGGTATCGTTTCAAGCGTCGGTGAACTATGTGGGGAACAGCTCGCTGGTTGTGGGCATGCGGGTGACTTCCGAAAACGTTCAGTCGCGCGTCGTCAACCACACCAATACGAGCTACTTCACCATGGTGGCGCGCTCCGAGACCGGCGGAAAAGTCCAGGTGCCACCGCTGATTCTCGAAACAACCGACGACGTTCGGCGCTTCTTTGCCGCACTCAAACGTCGCGAGCTCAGCCAGCGCAATCGCGAGACGATGAAAGCCTACGACCACAGCGACTTCCGGCTGAGCGGAGAAGCTGGTGCCGCGCTGGCTGACGAACGCTGCATCATTCACCTGCTAGATGAATCGTCAGACATGGGCTCTTAG
- a CDS encoding DUF3667 domain-containing protein, with product MVNRCANCGSTLAGPFCHECGERVLVGKDWSVSRLLLDAFGQLADIDSRLLRSLRWLALRPGGLASEHFAGRRVPYLRPLQLFLLANVVYFFVQSWALFSGYNTPLASQMSQQIYSDYIPAEAWVAAKSSALNLGYADFEQVFNVRSDVLARTLVFLMVPALALFLSMILFRRPNRMVEHSVIAIHYYAFELLIIFSLFASVWPHLVFAVFTPDTLASYRSVAWVVLELGVEPIKGVYWYFTLRGFYGLERLPALALTVIVLAGLLLITFGYRLALLLATLWSL from the coding sequence GTGGTGAATCGTTGCGCCAACTGTGGTTCTACGCTGGCGGGCCCGTTTTGTCACGAGTGCGGTGAGCGCGTGCTGGTCGGAAAAGACTGGTCCGTTTCGCGACTGCTTTTGGATGCTTTTGGCCAGCTGGCTGATATTGACTCGAGACTGTTGCGGTCGCTTCGATGGTTGGCGCTGCGCCCCGGCGGACTCGCGAGCGAACATTTTGCAGGGCGCCGGGTGCCCTATCTGCGGCCACTGCAGCTTTTTCTCCTGGCGAACGTCGTCTATTTTTTTGTTCAGTCCTGGGCGCTGTTTTCCGGCTACAACACACCGCTCGCATCCCAGATGAGCCAACAAATCTACAGCGACTATATCCCGGCGGAGGCGTGGGTGGCGGCTAAGTCGTCGGCGCTGAACCTTGGATATGCAGACTTTGAGCAGGTGTTCAACGTTCGGTCAGACGTCTTGGCGCGAACCTTGGTTTTCCTGATGGTGCCAGCCTTGGCGCTCTTCCTGTCGATGATCCTGTTCCGCCGGCCGAACCGCATGGTCGAACACAGCGTGATCGCCATTCACTACTACGCCTTTGAGCTGCTGATCATCTTTAGCCTTTTTGCCTCGGTCTGGCCGCACCTGGTCTTTGCGGTGTTCACCCCGGACACGTTGGCCTCCTACCGGTCGGTGGCCTGGGTCGTTCTGGAACTTGGAGTCGAGCCAATCAAAGGCGTGTACTGGTATTTCACGCTACGCGGATTCTACGGCCTTGAGCGGCTACCGGCGCTTGCCCTTACCGTGATTGTGTTGGCAGGCTTGCTGCTGATTACATTTGGCTACCGACTGGCGCTCCTGCTGGCTACGCTTTGGAGCCTCTAG
- a CDS encoding PDZ domain-containing protein has product MRSLLLVLFATLLLAISFETSAVASADTRLLRSPALSGYQLAFVYDNDIWIAPRDGGVARRVTTAEGGESRPVLSPDGRWLAFSGNYDGNTDVYVMPAGGGVVQRLTWHPGLDLTLGFSGDSSRVLFSSARSVHTRRHRHLYTVAVSGGPATRLPVPTGFLAALSPDGSKIAYTPHRAAHTQWKNYRGGTISRIWIMDLDDYEVVEIPKPEGGSNDTDPMWVGDTVYFNSDRAGEFNLFRFADGQVEQLTEFDEFPVLNARSGDNAIVFEHGGQLKVLEAKGNTVKTLKVGAASDLREARPRWASGKEWVRDAHLAPDGQRVALEYRGEIVTVPAKKGFPKAVTESPGVHDRSPAWSPDGASLAWFSDQGGEYGLHIQSMPDGETRRIELDGAGFYFDPVWSPDSQQLAFRDNALALHLLDVAKGTVVKIGQEPVYSPVITLTYSFSPDSRWLAYTLNDAGLTQVVHLYDVASQESRRVTDGMAEVSYPVFDPSGDHLYMLASTQAGPLKDWFAQSSIDVTMKHQIYVATLAADGPNPLPPEDDEVAIQESAPEDEASEEGGDDEGEKASETRVDFAGLNHRIQVVPGEAATRHSLAVGKTGTLYWIETTGKTSFEAFSGAGELKRFSFEDRESKTLAAGVAAFQLSANGEKLFYLQQGQWYVVDAGAELKPGEGQLALDKVKVRVEPRKEWAQIFDEAWRINRDYFYADNYHGADWEAVRERYQPMVAHVATRDDLLRIMRWMASELAVGHSYSTDGDSIEDPDNVSVGLLGADYKIENNLYRFARIYGGLNWSPELKAPLAEAGVQVNVGDYLLAVDGQAVTASQSLFRYFEQKVGQPVTLTVAESPGAETRQVEVTPIANEAALRNRHWVEDNMRKVHEATDGQIGYVHVPNTAGAGHEYFKRYFYPQSHKAGMIIDERYNGGGLFADYYIDILSRPFAAWWAMRYGDDLVSPRGAVYGPKVMIADENAGSGGDLLPWMFKKYELGPVVGTRTWGGLVGILGFPPLMDGGGITAPNLAIWNEDGWIVENVGVAPDVEVVQWPSEINAGRDPQLEKAIELALAGLKDRAYTKPTRPPFPTRAARN; this is encoded by the coding sequence GTGCGATCACTTCTGCTAGTCCTTTTTGCCACGCTGTTGCTGGCCATCAGCTTCGAAACTTCGGCGGTTGCCAGCGCCGACACGCGTTTGCTTCGATCGCCAGCCCTTAGCGGCTACCAGCTGGCTTTTGTCTATGACAACGATATTTGGATTGCGCCTCGCGACGGCGGCGTCGCCAGACGGGTCACCACTGCTGAAGGCGGCGAGTCGCGCCCCGTGCTGTCCCCCGACGGTCGATGGCTGGCGTTCAGCGGGAACTATGACGGGAATACCGATGTGTACGTGATGCCTGCCGGCGGCGGCGTGGTGCAGCGACTCACGTGGCACCCTGGTCTCGATTTGACCCTCGGGTTTAGCGGTGACAGCAGCCGGGTGTTGTTTTCGAGTGCCCGGAGCGTCCATACGCGACGGCACCGTCACCTCTATACCGTGGCGGTCTCCGGTGGACCCGCGACGCGGTTGCCCGTTCCAACGGGATTCCTCGCGGCGCTGTCGCCCGACGGGTCGAAGATTGCCTACACCCCGCATCGCGCTGCCCACACGCAGTGGAAAAACTATCGCGGCGGTACGATCAGCCGAATCTGGATCATGGATCTTGACGATTATGAGGTTGTGGAAATCCCCAAACCTGAAGGTGGTTCGAACGACACCGATCCGATGTGGGTTGGCGACACCGTCTACTTTAATTCCGACCGGGCGGGGGAGTTCAATCTCTTTCGCTTTGCAGACGGTCAGGTAGAGCAGCTGACGGAGTTTGATGAGTTTCCGGTGTTGAACGCGCGGTCGGGCGACAACGCGATTGTGTTTGAACACGGAGGCCAGCTGAAGGTGCTCGAGGCGAAAGGCAACACCGTGAAGACCCTAAAGGTCGGCGCGGCGTCCGATCTGCGCGAGGCCCGACCGCGCTGGGCCAGCGGCAAAGAATGGGTTCGCGATGCGCACCTAGCGCCTGATGGTCAGCGGGTGGCGCTGGAGTATCGCGGCGAAATTGTCACCGTCCCGGCCAAGAAGGGTTTCCCTAAAGCCGTCACCGAGTCGCCCGGTGTTCACGACCGGAGTCCGGCCTGGTCTCCCGATGGCGCCAGCCTGGCCTGGTTTTCTGACCAGGGGGGTGAATATGGGCTGCACATCCAGTCGATGCCCGATGGCGAAACGCGTCGCATCGAACTCGACGGCGCCGGCTTCTATTTTGACCCGGTCTGGTCGCCGGACAGCCAGCAGCTTGCCTTTCGGGACAATGCGCTGGCCCTGCACCTGCTGGACGTTGCGAAGGGCACCGTGGTGAAGATAGGTCAGGAGCCGGTCTACAGCCCGGTGATCACACTCACCTACAGCTTCAGTCCGGACTCGCGGTGGCTTGCCTACACGCTCAACGATGCTGGCCTGACGCAGGTGGTGCACCTCTACGACGTTGCCAGCCAGGAGTCGCGGCGGGTGACCGACGGGATGGCAGAGGTCAGCTATCCGGTCTTCGATCCCAGCGGTGACCATCTCTATATGCTGGCCTCCACGCAGGCTGGACCGCTTAAGGACTGGTTTGCCCAGTCGAGCATCGACGTCACCATGAAACATCAGATCTACGTGGCGACCCTGGCGGCAGACGGTCCCAATCCGTTGCCTCCGGAGGACGACGAGGTCGCAATTCAGGAGAGTGCGCCCGAGGATGAGGCCTCGGAAGAAGGGGGCGACGACGAGGGCGAGAAGGCATCAGAAACCCGGGTGGATTTTGCTGGCCTGAATCATCGAATCCAGGTGGTGCCCGGTGAGGCAGCCACGCGGCATAGCCTGGCGGTCGGCAAAACCGGCACGCTTTACTGGATCGAAACGACCGGCAAGACCTCCTTTGAGGCGTTCAGCGGCGCCGGTGAACTCAAGCGGTTTTCGTTCGAAGATCGGGAAAGCAAAACCCTGGCGGCGGGCGTGGCGGCGTTTCAGCTCAGCGCCAACGGTGAAAAGCTGTTCTATCTGCAGCAGGGCCAGTGGTACGTGGTTGACGCGGGTGCTGAGCTTAAGCCCGGTGAGGGTCAGCTCGCGCTGGACAAGGTCAAGGTCCGGGTCGAGCCGCGCAAGGAATGGGCTCAGATCTTCGACGAGGCCTGGCGCATCAATCGAGATTATTTCTACGCCGACAACTACCACGGCGCAGACTGGGAGGCGGTCCGCGAACGCTACCAGCCGATGGTCGCCCATGTCGCGACTCGCGATGACCTGCTGCGGATTATGCGCTGGATGGCCAGTGAGCTGGCGGTCGGGCACAGCTATTCGACCGACGGGGACAGCATCGAAGATCCTGACAACGTCTCGGTGGGGCTGCTGGGCGCTGACTACAAGATCGAGAACAACCTCTATCGCTTTGCGCGAATCTACGGCGGGTTGAACTGGAGTCCGGAGCTCAAAGCGCCCCTGGCCGAGGCCGGCGTCCAGGTGAATGTCGGCGACTATCTACTGGCGGTTGATGGGCAGGCGGTCACGGCAAGCCAAAGTCTGTTTCGGTACTTCGAGCAGAAAGTCGGTCAGCCGGTAACGCTGACGGTGGCCGAATCGCCGGGTGCGGAGACCCGGCAGGTTGAGGTGACCCCGATCGCCAACGAGGCCGCCTTGCGCAATCGTCACTGGGTCGAGGACAACATGCGCAAAGTTCACGAGGCCACCGACGGCCAGATCGGCTACGTGCACGTCCCCAACACCGCCGGCGCGGGGCATGAATACTTCAAGCGCTATTTTTATCCCCAGTCCCACAAGGCCGGGATGATTATCGACGAACGCTACAACGGCGGCGGACTGTTCGCGGATTACTACATCGACATCCTGAGCCGCCCGTTCGCCGCCTGGTGGGCGATGCGCTACGGCGATGATCTGGTGAGTCCGCGAGGCGCCGTTTACGGCCCTAAGGTCATGATCGCTGACGAAAATGCCGGATCAGGTGGCGATCTTCTGCCCTGGATGTTCAAGAAGTATGAGCTGGGGCCTGTGGTAGGCACACGGACGTGGGGCGGCCTGGTTGGGATCCTCGGTTTTCCTCCGCTGATGGACGGCGGCGGCATCACCGCGCCCAACCTGGCGATCTGGAACGAAGACGGCTGGATTGTCGAAAACGTGGGCGTCGCTCCCGATGTTGAGGTCGTTCAGTGGCCGAGCGAAATCAACGCCGGTCGGGATCCGCAGCTGGAAAAAGCGATCGAGCTGGCGCTGGCGGGGCTAAAAGACCGTGCCTACACTAAGCCGACTCGTCCGCCTTTTCCCACCCGCGCCGCTCGCAACTAG